The DNA sequence GCTACCAGGGTTCTTCCTTTATTCACGCAGACAGCCTGCGGATCTTATCTTAGCCGTTATGCGCCTCTCGGGTTGTGGTCGGTTGATTGCTTTACTAGTCGTAAGCGGGCTTTCGGCCTGCCAGACTGCTTTTATTCGCTATGAGTTTCCCGGGCGCGGCAGCGTGCCCACCAGCGCGCGGCCGGGCACCCGCAGCGCCCAGACCGGCGTGCCGATCCGCTACTGGCACGCGGAGGCGGAGCGGGTGGCCGCGGTGCGGGAAGACGCCCAACCCCTGGCCCTGGTGACGCCGGCCATCCGGCCCAGTGCACCCTACCAGGGCTTCTCCGACGCCCGCGTGGTGGGCCTGCGCTTTGCCGCCGACACGGCTACCGTGGCCTTGGCCCGACTGCGGGCCTTGCCCCTGCCCAGCCCCAAGATTCAGCAGGCGGAAGACGAAGGCGTGGTGCCGCCCGGCGTGGTTTGGGTCGGGGACCGGTTCCAGATGGACGAGGTGGAAGTGCCCAACGTGGAGTGGCAGACGTTTCTGCGCTGCCTGGAAAAAACCAAGCCGGCCGCCGAAATCAGCCTCTACCTCCCCGATTCGACGGTGCAGCCGGTGCGGGGCTACTTCACCAACCCGTTTTACCGCCTCTACCCGGTGGTGGGCATCAGCTACGAGCAGGTGCTGGAGTACTGCCGCTGGCGCAGCCGCAGCGTGACGCGCCAGCTGAACGAAGCCCGCGGCATCGGCAGCCCCCGCGACCCGAACTACGTGCGCGTCACGTACCGGC is a window from the Hymenobacter aquaticus genome containing:
- a CDS encoding formylglycine-generating enzyme family protein, which gives rise to MPTSARPGTRSAQTGVPIRYWHAEAERVAAVREDAQPLALVTPAIRPSAPYQGFSDARVVGLRFAADTATVALARLRALPLPSPKIQQAEDEGVVPPGVVWVGDRFQMDEVEVPNVEWQTFLRCLEKTKPAAEISLYLPDSTVQPVRGYFTNPFYRLYPVVGISYEQVLEYCRWRSRSVTRQLNEARGIGSPRDPNYVRVTYRLPTEAEWEFAAHYGTKLPYAYEVAVAEIKVNPKAADYLRQRSGSSNTTAQIRRDIQAFNRQRSELVMFNCRREAPYFLAASTPSYVYDLPVNGLGLYHMTGNVAELVQEQGITKGGSYQDRLTECAIRECGTYQGPAAHIGFRAVCDIEFPNQAPLATSRKP